A part of Gemmatimonas groenlandica genomic DNA contains:
- a CDS encoding DNA-directed RNA polymerase subunit omega, whose protein sequence is MQVFTPSDVSKHAANKYLSVLIAAKFARVLNEFPRDRSAHEKKLTTRALEELAHGEIEYRVVPRRRPG, encoded by the coding sequence ATGCAGGTTTTTACTCCGTCCGACGTGTCGAAGCACGCGGCCAACAAGTATCTGAGCGTGCTCATCGCGGCGAAGTTCGCGCGCGTGCTCAACGAATTCCCCCGCGATCGCTCGGCGCACGAAAAGAAGCTGACGACGCGCGCGCTCGAAGAGCTCGCTCACGGTGAGATCGAGTATCGCGTGGTGCCGCGCCGACGTCCGGGCTGA
- the coaBC gene encoding bifunctional phosphopantothenoylcysteine decarboxylase/phosphopantothenate--cysteine ligase CoaBC, with translation MRPFDRQRILLGVTGGIASYKAAWLARLLTQAGAEVDVVLTRAASEFIGAITFEALTGRPVHTALIAPGHALDHIKLARAAQLVVVAPATADFLARAVGGHADDLLSACLLATSAPALLVPAMNDRMWAHPQVRRNADAAREIGYHVLDPDNGALAVGEGSGPGRMPEPETIVAYCARLLEPPTVLEGRSIVVTAGPTREPLDPVRFLSNRSSGKMGVAIAAAAWRRGADVTLIAGPLDVATPPGLRIITVETTSQMRDAVSQALPGAAALVMAAAPADFTAALPASTKIKKADAGDALALVRTDDILATTRESRPASCVTVGFALETGDARVEARRKLVDKGLDFIVANDALEDGAGFGVDTNRVTIVHADGREEQLPLQSKTQVADQILDRVEVLLHGR, from the coding sequence GTGCGTCCTTTCGACCGTCAGCGCATTCTGCTCGGGGTCACCGGCGGCATCGCGTCCTACAAGGCCGCGTGGCTGGCGCGCCTGCTGACGCAGGCTGGTGCCGAGGTCGACGTGGTGCTCACGCGCGCGGCATCGGAGTTCATCGGCGCAATCACGTTCGAGGCCCTCACCGGCCGGCCGGTGCACACCGCGCTCATCGCGCCGGGGCATGCGCTCGATCACATTAAGCTCGCCCGCGCGGCGCAGCTCGTGGTCGTGGCACCAGCGACCGCTGATTTTCTCGCGCGCGCGGTCGGTGGGCACGCTGATGATCTGCTGTCGGCCTGCTTGCTTGCGACGAGCGCACCGGCGCTGCTCGTTCCGGCGATGAACGATCGCATGTGGGCGCATCCCCAGGTGCGGCGCAACGCTGACGCGGCGCGGGAAATTGGATACCACGTGCTCGATCCCGACAACGGCGCGCTCGCGGTCGGCGAGGGCAGTGGCCCCGGCCGCATGCCGGAACCCGAGACCATTGTGGCGTACTGCGCGCGATTGCTCGAGCCGCCGACGGTGCTGGAAGGTCGCTCCATCGTCGTCACGGCCGGTCCGACGCGTGAGCCCCTCGATCCGGTGCGCTTTCTTTCGAATCGGAGTAGCGGAAAAATGGGCGTGGCGATTGCCGCTGCGGCATGGCGACGCGGTGCCGATGTTACGCTGATTGCTGGCCCACTCGATGTCGCCACGCCTCCTGGTTTACGAATCATCACCGTCGAGACGACGTCGCAGATGCGTGACGCCGTGTCGCAGGCGCTGCCTGGCGCTGCCGCGCTCGTCATGGCCGCAGCTCCTGCGGATTTTACCGCGGCGTTGCCGGCAAGCACCAAGATCAAGAAGGCAGACGCTGGCGATGCACTCGCGCTCGTGCGCACCGATGATATTCTCGCCACAACCCGAGAGTCGCGCCCAGCGTCCTGCGTGACCGTGGGTTTCGCCCTCGAAACGGGCGATGCCCGGGTCGAGGCGCGTCGCAAACTGGTCGACAAGGGGCTCGACTTCATCGTCGCCAATGACGCGCTCGAAGACGGTGCCGGTTTTGGCGTTGATACGAATCGTGTGACGATCGTGCACGCGGACGGACGCGAAGAACAGCTTCCGCTGCAAAGCAAAACGCAGGTAGCGGATCAGATTCTCGACCGCGTTGAGGTGCTGCTGCATGGACGCTAA
- a CDS encoding uracil-DNA glycosylase produces MDAKDRLRRYLEQRRELGESELVLDSLSVEDVMKMVGAKSSAPKIADAPAAPATKSKVRTPVERDADAPPPEAPSDLPSAPVAPPPEPGVRFDRGATTDWREALRNAGAMRPSDALAPPPIVPTTSAATAAGAGAGATNPVPAANTTMADTPVKDLPVWLSALELPLGIEAGRLRVIDAAPEVASLPTLEEIAQHVASCTRCALYKSAKHHVPGEGNPQAELLCVGEAPGANEDEQGRPFVGEAGQLLTKILGAIQLSREDVFICNVLKHRPPGNRDPLPDEVIACQPYLLRQIELVRPRVILALGRFAAQTLLQTTTGIGALRGRIHRFHGVPLIVTYHPAALLRNEAWKRPTWDDVKLARRILDASRAASADSTAP; encoded by the coding sequence ATGGACGCTAAGGATCGTCTCCGCCGGTATCTCGAGCAGCGCCGTGAGCTGGGCGAGTCTGAGCTCGTGCTGGATAGCCTCTCCGTCGAGGACGTGATGAAGATGGTCGGCGCGAAGTCGTCCGCGCCGAAGATTGCCGACGCGCCTGCAGCGCCGGCTACAAAATCGAAAGTGCGGACACCGGTCGAGCGGGACGCCGACGCGCCACCGCCCGAAGCGCCGAGTGATCTGCCGTCGGCGCCGGTCGCGCCGCCGCCCGAGCCCGGCGTGCGCTTCGATCGAGGCGCGACGACCGACTGGCGTGAGGCGTTGCGCAATGCCGGCGCAATGCGGCCAAGTGATGCGTTGGCTCCGCCCCCAATCGTGCCGACGACGTCTGCCGCGACTGCTGCTGGGGCTGGTGCCGGAGCAACCAATCCAGTTCCGGCCGCGAACACGACGATGGCCGATACGCCGGTGAAAGATCTGCCGGTGTGGTTGTCGGCGCTTGAACTCCCACTCGGGATCGAAGCCGGCCGACTGCGTGTGATCGATGCGGCACCCGAGGTGGCCAGTCTGCCCACCCTCGAGGAGATCGCCCAGCACGTGGCCAGCTGCACGCGCTGCGCGCTGTACAAGTCAGCCAAGCATCACGTACCGGGCGAAGGAAATCCACAGGCCGAACTGCTCTGCGTGGGCGAAGCGCCGGGAGCAAACGAAGATGAACAAGGTCGGCCATTCGTCGGCGAGGCCGGCCAGTTGCTGACCAAGATTCTTGGGGCGATTCAGCTGTCGCGCGAGGACGTCTTCATCTGCAACGTGCTGAAGCATCGGCCGCCAGGCAATCGCGATCCGCTGCCGGATGAAGTCATCGCGTGCCAGCCGTACCTGCTGCGACAGATCGAACTCGTGCGCCCGCGCGTCATCCTGGCGCTCGGTCGATTCGCGGCGCAGACGCTCCTGCAGACCACCACCGGTATCGGTGCGCTGCGGGGCCGCATACACCGGTTTCACGGCGTCCCGCTCATCGTCACGTACCATCCGGCGGCGTTGCTGCGCAACGAAGCGTGGAAGCGTCCCACGTGGGACGATGTGAAGCTCGCCCGTCGCATTCTCGATGCATCGCGCGCTGCCAGCGCGGACTCAACCGCTCCATGA
- the dnaB gene encoding replicative DNA helicase, whose product MTSLVVPNTATPAPRDPFKERRPPWSEEAEQAVLGAMLLDADAVMRAAEHVDDTMFYREGHRRLFRAMISITERGGVIDPLTLADELERRGELEHAGGREYLGFLLDAVPTVANVEYHARIVKERALLRRLIEVSTEIVSEAFEGRTAASDLLDSAESRIFSLSQTRERTGFSRIKELLWPAMEKLELLAQREAAITGVPSGFNELDFMTSGFQPADLVIVAARPSMGKTAFTLNIAQHAAITAKVPVAFFSLEMSKESLVQRMLASEALIDAQALRKGGRALDESMPRLAQAAGILSHAPIFIDDTPGITLLDMRAKARRLKSEHDLGLIIVDYLQLMTGPAGVENRQQEVSQISRGLKALAKELGVPVVALSQLSRAPEQRTGDDKGRPQLSDLRESGAIEQDADVIMFIFRQEVYAERDENGRLKDPDLEGRAEIIIGKQRNGPIGSARLYFHKQYTRFDNFSARQAPNDFGGPKSDFGGPKLVKGADDFGGTPF is encoded by the coding sequence ATGACCAGTCTCGTCGTCCCCAATACTGCCACCCCGGCCCCGCGCGATCCGTTCAAGGAACGCCGGCCCCCCTGGTCTGAGGAGGCCGAGCAGGCCGTGCTCGGCGCCATGTTGCTCGACGCCGACGCCGTGATGCGTGCGGCGGAGCATGTCGACGACACGATGTTCTACCGCGAGGGACATCGTCGCCTCTTCCGCGCCATGATCTCGATAACGGAGCGCGGCGGCGTCATCGATCCGCTCACGCTCGCCGATGAACTGGAGCGCCGCGGTGAACTCGAACACGCCGGTGGCCGCGAGTATCTCGGATTTCTGCTCGATGCCGTGCCGACGGTCGCGAACGTGGAGTATCATGCGCGCATCGTCAAAGAGCGCGCCCTGCTGCGCCGACTCATCGAAGTGTCGACCGAAATCGTATCGGAGGCCTTCGAAGGACGCACGGCTGCGTCGGATCTGCTCGACTCGGCGGAATCACGCATCTTTTCGTTGAGCCAAACGAGAGAACGGACCGGCTTCTCGCGCATCAAGGAGCTGCTCTGGCCGGCGATGGAGAAGTTGGAGCTGCTCGCGCAACGCGAGGCGGCCATCACCGGTGTGCCGAGCGGGTTCAATGAACTCGATTTCATGACCTCCGGTTTTCAGCCGGCAGACCTCGTGATCGTGGCCGCGCGTCCGTCCATGGGTAAGACCGCCTTCACGCTCAACATCGCACAGCACGCTGCCATAACGGCCAAGGTGCCGGTGGCGTTCTTCTCGCTCGAAATGAGCAAGGAGTCGCTCGTGCAGCGTATGCTCGCCTCGGAGGCGCTCATCGACGCGCAGGCGTTGCGTAAAGGCGGTAGGGCGCTCGACGAATCGATGCCACGTTTGGCGCAGGCCGCTGGTATCCTGAGCCATGCGCCCATCTTCATTGACGACACGCCCGGCATCACCCTGCTCGACATGCGCGCCAAGGCGCGGCGACTCAAGTCCGAACACGACCTCGGGCTCATCATCGTCGACTACTTGCAGCTCATGACGGGGCCTGCCGGTGTCGAGAACCGACAGCAGGAAGTCTCCCAGATCTCGCGCGGCCTCAAGGCGCTCGCGAAGGAACTCGGCGTGCCGGTGGTGGCGCTGTCGCAGCTGTCGCGTGCGCCGGAGCAACGCACCGGTGATGACAAGGGACGTCCGCAGCTCTCCGACCTTCGTGAGTCCGGCGCCATCGAGCAGGACGCCGACGTCATCATGTTCATCTTCCGGCAGGAAGTGTACGCTGAGCGCGACGAGAATGGCCGACTCAAGGATCCGGACCTCGAGGGACGTGCGGAGATCATCATCGGCAAGCAGCGTAACGGTCCGATCGGCAGCGCGCGATTGTACTTCCACAAGCAGTACACGCGTTTCGACAACTTTTCGGCCCGGCAAGCGCCCAACGATTTTGGTGGACCGAAGTCGGATTTCGGCGGACCGAAGCTGGTGAAGGGCGCCGATGATTTCGGCGGGACGCCCTTCTGA
- the radA gene encoding DNA repair protein RadA — protein MAKAKTVYRCTECGAEFPKWAGRCESCDAWNTLGEEMVSNAPTSKRTAARSVPGIAAATVTLGRVTAADTPRWTTQLNEFDFVLGGGLVPGSMVLVGGEPGIGKSTLLLQVAARLENAGLATLYVSGEESALQVRLRADRLAEDASSVALLTETSLETILATASQPAADGRRISVLIVDSIQTVHTELLEGAPGNVGQVRECAARLMRFAKDTGTAVFVIGHVTKGGGIAGPKTLEHIVDTVLYFEGDGTLDHRVLRATKNRFGSVDEIGVFRMVGTGLIPVENPSALFLGDRRDVASGSAVCALMEGTRPVLVEVQALAARAGFGTPQRVANGIDARRLALLLAVLDKRGGFSCAHLDVFCNIVGGMRVQEPSVDLAIVAAIASSVVDKPLPAQAIFLGEVGLGGEVRPVSQVERRLAEAAKLGMTRAYLSDRAIPRRVPGDITLVGVRTLADVLQKTVGKDAT, from the coding sequence ATGGCTAAGGCGAAGACGGTCTATCGTTGCACCGAATGCGGCGCGGAGTTTCCCAAGTGGGCGGGACGCTGCGAGAGCTGTGACGCGTGGAATACCCTCGGCGAAGAGATGGTCTCCAACGCGCCGACCAGCAAGCGCACGGCAGCGCGGAGTGTGCCCGGCATCGCCGCCGCGACGGTCACCCTCGGTCGAGTTACGGCGGCAGATACGCCGCGCTGGACCACGCAGCTCAACGAGTTCGATTTCGTGCTTGGTGGTGGCCTTGTGCCCGGCAGCATGGTGCTTGTGGGCGGCGAGCCCGGTATCGGCAAGAGCACGCTGCTGCTGCAGGTGGCCGCTCGACTTGAGAACGCCGGACTGGCCACATTGTACGTGTCCGGCGAAGAGAGCGCGCTGCAGGTGCGACTGCGCGCTGATCGGTTGGCAGAGGACGCATCGTCGGTCGCGCTGCTCACGGAAACGTCACTCGAAACGATTCTCGCCACGGCATCGCAGCCGGCGGCCGACGGTCGGCGCATCAGTGTGCTGATCGTCGACTCGATTCAGACTGTGCACACCGAGCTGCTCGAAGGCGCACCGGGCAACGTGGGACAGGTACGCGAGTGCGCTGCGCGTCTCATGCGCTTTGCGAAGGACACAGGGACGGCCGTGTTCGTGATCGGTCACGTGACCAAGGGCGGCGGGATTGCCGGTCCGAAAACGCTCGAGCACATCGTCGACACCGTGCTGTACTTCGAAGGCGATGGGACGCTCGATCATCGCGTGCTGCGCGCCACGAAGAATCGCTTCGGCTCGGTCGACGAGATCGGCGTGTTCCGCATGGTTGGCACGGGACTGATTCCCGTGGAGAATCCGTCGGCACTCTTTCTCGGCGATCGACGTGACGTGGCCAGCGGAAGTGCGGTCTGCGCTCTCATGGAAGGCACGCGACCAGTGCTCGTGGAAGTGCAGGCGCTCGCTGCGCGGGCCGGGTTCGGTACACCGCAACGCGTCGCGAACGGCATCGACGCGCGCCGACTGGCACTGCTGCTGGCCGTGCTCGACAAGCGTGGCGGCTTTTCGTGTGCGCATCTCGACGTGTTCTGCAACATCGTCGGCGGTATGCGCGTGCAGGAGCCAAGCGTGGATCTTGCCATCGTGGCCGCCATTGCCTCGAGCGTGGTCGACAAGCCGCTCCCGGCGCAGGCCATCTTCCTCGGCGAAGTCGGGCTGGGAGGCGAAGTGCGTCCGGTGTCGCAGGTTGAGCGGCGCCTGGCCGAAGCGGCAAAGCTCGGTATGACGCGTGCCTATCTCTCGGACCGTGCGATCCCGCGACGTGTGCCGGGTGACATCACGCTGGTTGGCGTGCGGACGTTGGCGGATGTGCTACAAAAAACGGTCGGTAAGGATGCAACATGA
- the ispD gene encoding 2-C-methyl-D-erythritol 4-phosphate cytidylyltransferase, translated as MSESPAAPRRVIPPPVITSRGDEAIAHDGVVRDVGVVIVAGGSGSRTGSAELKQFRWVAGKPALLHSVQSFMARPDVAIVVVVLPKAYAADPPPWLFQCDVDRLLVSVGGRERHESVVNGLEDLPEEVVIAVVHDAARPLVTDATIDRVIAEARKGHGAVAALPVVDTLKEVDADGRIVRTVDRTNLWRAQTPQAFPRTMLEQAHIAARRDGVGATDDAGLCERLGLPVVVVRGSERGMKITEDVDFARADALSLLPE; from the coding sequence ATGAGTGAGTCGCCAGCAGCGCCGCGCCGCGTGATTCCGCCGCCAGTGATCACGTCACGAGGCGACGAGGCCATCGCACATGATGGTGTCGTTCGTGACGTCGGCGTGGTGATCGTGGCCGGTGGCTCAGGCTCGCGCACGGGCAGTGCGGAGCTCAAGCAGTTCCGTTGGGTGGCGGGAAAGCCGGCGCTGCTGCACAGTGTGCAGTCGTTCATGGCGCGCCCCGATGTGGCGATCGTCGTGGTGGTGCTGCCGAAGGCGTACGCGGCCGATCCGCCGCCGTGGCTGTTCCAGTGCGATGTGGACCGGTTGTTGGTATCGGTGGGCGGTCGCGAGCGGCACGAAAGCGTCGTGAACGGACTCGAAGATCTCCCCGAGGAGGTGGTCATCGCCGTTGTCCACGATGCGGCGCGACCGCTGGTGACGGATGCCACGATCGACCGGGTGATCGCCGAAGCTCGCAAAGGGCACGGCGCCGTAGCGGCGCTTCCCGTGGTCGATACGCTGAAGGAAGTCGACGCCGACGGCCGCATCGTACGCACGGTGGATCGCACGAATCTGTGGCGCGCGCAAACACCGCAGGCGTTTCCGCGTACGATGCTCGAGCAGGCGCACATCGCGGCGCGGCGCGATGGCGTCGGGGCGACCGACGACGCCGGGCTGTGTGAGCGCCTCGGGTTACCCGTCGTTGTGGTACGTGGTAGCGAACGCGGCATGAAGATCACCGAGGACGTCGATTTCGCTCGCGCCGACGCTCTCAGCCTGCTGCCGGAGTAG
- a CDS encoding L-threonylcarbamoyladenylate synthase — MSVHREALTVPFWSPVEVEGALRDAIVHLSERRVLAYPTETVYGFGTAVDHESVEALVQLKGRPPGKPFLLLINDPAQIARLDLHLPTYASTLAARFWPGPLTLVLRGGDQRVSPRLRGPEGGVAVRWTPHVGLQRLLAAYGEPITSTSANRPGVPPAMTAAEIVQQWPDAIHRGLLHVLDGGRLAPSRSSTVVDCTGRRARVIRPGVLTAIQLRECVPDLVGDT; from the coding sequence GTGTCGGTGCATCGTGAGGCGCTCACCGTGCCCTTCTGGTCTCCTGTCGAGGTCGAGGGGGCGCTACGTGATGCGATTGTGCACCTCAGCGAACGGCGCGTCCTCGCGTACCCGACCGAGACCGTATACGGCTTCGGAACGGCCGTCGACCACGAGTCCGTCGAAGCGCTGGTGCAGCTGAAGGGTCGGCCGCCGGGAAAGCCATTCCTGCTGCTCATCAACGATCCGGCGCAGATTGCGCGACTCGATCTACATCTGCCGACTTATGCCTCGACGTTGGCGGCTCGTTTTTGGCCTGGACCGCTCACGCTGGTGCTCCGCGGGGGCGATCAGCGCGTGTCGCCGCGCTTACGCGGACCGGAGGGTGGTGTGGCGGTACGGTGGACGCCGCACGTCGGGCTGCAGCGCCTCCTCGCAGCCTACGGCGAGCCGATCACGAGTACGAGCGCGAATCGACCCGGGGTTCCGCCGGCGATGACGGCCGCTGAAATTGTACAGCAGTGGCCCGACGCAATTCATCGCGGACTGCTGCACGTGCTCGACGGGGGTCGGCTGGCGCCGTCGCGCTCGTCTACGGTGGTGGATTGCACCGGCCGTCGCGCTCGTGTGATCCGCCCTGGAGTACTGACAGCGATCCAGTTGCGTGAATGCGTGCCGGATCTCGTGGGCGATACCTAG
- a CDS encoding low molecular weight protein arginine phosphatase produces the protein MHLLFVCTGNTCRSPLAEAIARRMIADRGITDLTVGSAGTSAWADAPASDGALLVALEHGIDLGDHRSRPLAQELVSGAQLILTMGPHHLDRAEALGGTGRSWLLTDFSGGTPRPVSDPFGGDLDVYRATFVELEQAIGPVLDRIVADRSRSAH, from the coding sequence ATGCATCTGCTCTTCGTCTGTACCGGTAATACCTGTCGCAGTCCGCTCGCCGAGGCAATCGCGCGGCGGATGATTGCCGATCGTGGCATCACGGATCTCACGGTGGGAAGCGCCGGCACCAGTGCGTGGGCCGATGCGCCGGCGTCCGACGGCGCGCTGTTGGTCGCGCTCGAGCATGGCATCGATCTCGGCGATCATCGATCGCGCCCGCTCGCGCAAGAACTCGTGAGCGGCGCGCAGCTCATTCTCACCATGGGCCCGCATCATCTCGATCGGGCGGAGGCGCTTGGCGGCACGGGCCGATCGTGGCTCCTGACCGACTTCTCCGGTGGCACGCCTCGTCCGGTAAGTGATCCGTTCGGTGGTGACCTCGACGTGTACCGTGCCACGTTCGTGGAGCTCGAGCAAGCCATCGGCCCCGTGCTCGATCGGATCGTCGCTGATCGTTCCCGCAGCGCGCACTGA
- a CDS encoding shikimate dehydrogenase family protein, which yields MTEHRQERVVRAAERPSRLVILGHPVAHSLSPVFQNAALLETAIPLVYDREDVAPDGLADALRRLAAEGAGGNITIPHKEAATALVARCTPVALRTGAVNTFWTEQGDLIGHNTDVDGAAATIRALLPVDSSAAGDTSVVLLGAGGSAAATLVALHSLGYHRLTIVARTTARAHALSERLSIPAEIVPPDAIERVVRRAGLVINATPIGLRDDALPMPVAFLPARCAVFDLVYRRGLTPWIAAVREAGHRAEDGLRMLVEQGASAFETWFDVPAPRETMWGALDAAPPTHGSP from the coding sequence GTGACGGAGCATCGTCAGGAGCGCGTGGTCCGTGCGGCGGAGCGCCCGTCGCGTCTGGTCATCCTCGGTCACCCGGTGGCGCACTCGCTCTCACCGGTCTTCCAGAACGCGGCGTTGCTCGAGACGGCTATTCCCCTCGTGTACGACCGGGAGGACGTCGCGCCCGATGGGCTGGCCGACGCGCTGAGACGACTCGCGGCGGAGGGGGCAGGCGGGAACATCACGATCCCGCACAAAGAAGCGGCGACCGCGCTGGTCGCGAGGTGCACGCCAGTCGCGCTTCGAACCGGCGCCGTGAATACGTTCTGGACGGAGCAGGGCGATCTCATCGGCCATAACACCGATGTCGACGGCGCGGCCGCCACGATTCGTGCGCTCCTCCCGGTGGACAGCTCCGCGGCAGGTGACACATCCGTCGTGCTTCTCGGCGCCGGTGGGTCGGCGGCGGCGACATTGGTTGCGCTCCACTCCCTGGGCTATCACCGCCTCACGATTGTGGCCCGGACCACCGCGCGTGCGCACGCTTTGTCGGAACGCCTATCCATTCCCGCCGAGATCGTGCCGCCCGACGCGATCGAGCGAGTCGTTCGCCGTGCGGGCCTGGTCATCAATGCGACGCCGATCGGCCTGCGCGACGACGCGCTTCCGATGCCGGTCGCATTCCTGCCTGCTCGCTGTGCCGTCTTCGATCTGGTGTATCGACGCGGACTCACGCCGTGGATCGCCGCCGTCCGCGAGGCCGGACATCGTGCCGAAGACGGGCTCCGCATGCTCGTGGAGCAGGGGGCCTCGGCTTTCGAAACGTGGTTCGACGTACCGGCTCCGCGTGAGACGATGTGGGGGGCGCTCGACGCCGCACCACCGACCCATGGCAGTCCATGA
- a CDS encoding ComF family protein: MTGRDEPRRRPERRFAAVARVARETAQGMVDLLLPSACAICRSLHRADADGIVCQACLARVVRLSWPQCGRCGQPRLSPSMPLPVEASPSGVIPPCRWCSRLAPTIRAVRSVCRMDEGTGAALVHALKYDGWHAVAKPMARRMARLEWPPDVVRERSALVPVPLSITRQRERGYNQAERLASALSDEWRIPVWTDVLERNRNTRSQVRLTPLERASNVSGAFVAVGRAHTRLRGAHIVLVDDVITTAATINACAQALADGGARIISCVTFGRAPEPGDRAVSDYDFLRN; encoded by the coding sequence ATGACGGGCCGTGACGAACCGCGGCGCCGTCCCGAACGCCGGTTCGCGGCGGTCGCACGTGTGGCGCGAGAGACGGCGCAGGGCATGGTGGACCTGCTGCTGCCGTCGGCCTGCGCCATTTGCCGTTCGTTGCACCGCGCAGACGCCGATGGCATCGTCTGTCAGGCGTGCCTGGCCCGGGTGGTGCGCCTCAGTTGGCCCCAGTGCGGACGTTGCGGGCAGCCTCGCCTGTCGCCGTCGATGCCGTTGCCGGTCGAGGCCAGCCCCTCGGGTGTGATCCCGCCGTGCCGTTGGTGCAGCCGGCTGGCGCCGACCATCCGTGCCGTGCGCTCCGTGTGCCGTATGGACGAAGGGACGGGCGCGGCGCTGGTCCACGCGCTCAAGTACGACGGATGGCACGCCGTCGCGAAGCCGATGGCCCGACGCATGGCCCGTCTGGAATGGCCGCCGGATGTGGTGCGCGAGCGCTCGGCGCTCGTACCTGTGCCGCTCTCGATCACCCGACAGCGTGAACGCGGCTACAATCAGGCGGAACGACTCGCCAGTGCCCTGTCCGACGAATGGCGGATACCAGTGTGGACCGACGTGCTCGAGCGCAATCGCAACACCAGATCGCAGGTGCGGTTGACACCGTTGGAGAGGGCAAGCAACGTTTCCGGTGCGTTCGTGGCGGTAGGTCGCGCCCATACGCGTCTCCGGGGGGCACACATCGTGCTGGTTGACGATGTGATCACCACGGCGGCGACGATCAACGCGTGCGCTCAGGCTCTGGCGGACGGCGGCGCGCGCATCATCTCCTGTGTGACGTTCGGACGTGCGCCTGAACCGGGCGACCGTGCCGTTTCTGACTACGACTTCCTCCGGAACTGA
- the gap gene encoding type I glyceraldehyde-3-phosphate dehydrogenase gives MAIRVGINGFGRIGRQVLRAAKQQGVADLDFVAINDLTDTATLAHLFKYDSVHGRYDGEVSHDAESITIDGDRIRILAERDPAKLGWGEMGVDIVLESTGRFTVAADAKKHMDAGAKKVIISAPATNEDITIVMGVNSDKYDPASHHIISNASCTTNCLVPMVKIIRDNFGFVHGSMVTIHSYTNDQSILDLPHKDLRRARAAAVSMIPTTTGAAKATSLVIPEVKGKIDGIAVRVPTPDVSLTDLTCVVERKVTKEEVNAAFRSASETSLVGIVGYSEVPLVSIDYVGDPHSCTLDALSTIVIDGTLVKISGWYDNEWGYSSRCVDMLRFVGARL, from the coding sequence ATGGCTATTCGCGTAGGCATCAACGGCTTCGGCCGCATCGGCCGCCAGGTGCTTCGCGCCGCCAAGCAGCAGGGCGTCGCTGACCTCGACTTCGTTGCCATCAACGACCTCACTGACACCGCCACGTTGGCGCACCTCTTCAAGTATGACTCGGTGCACGGGCGCTACGACGGCGAGGTCAGTCATGATGCCGAGAGCATCACGATCGACGGTGATCGTATCCGCATTCTGGCCGAGCGCGACCCGGCCAAGCTTGGCTGGGGCGAAATGGGCGTCGACATCGTCCTCGAATCGACCGGCCGCTTCACGGTGGCCGCCGATGCCAAGAAGCACATGGACGCGGGCGCCAAGAAGGTCATCATTTCGGCACCGGCCACGAACGAAGACATCACGATCGTGATGGGTGTGAACAGCGACAAGTACGATCCGGCGTCGCATCACATCATCTCCAATGCGTCGTGCACGACCAACTGTCTCGTGCCGATGGTCAAGATCATCCGTGACAATTTCGGCTTTGTGCACGGATCGATGGTGACGATCCACAGCTACACGAACGATCAGTCCATCCTCGATCTTCCGCACAAGGACTTGCGTCGCGCCCGTGCAGCCGCCGTGTCGATGATCCCGACGACGACGGGTGCCGCCAAGGCCACGTCGCTCGTGATTCCGGAAGTGAAGGGCAAGATCGATGGTATCGCCGTGCGCGTGCCGACGCCCGATGTCTCGCTCACCGACCTCACGTGCGTCGTCGAGCGCAAGGTCACGAAGGAAGAAGTCAATGCGGCGTTCAGGAGCGCCTCGGAGACCTCCCTTGTTGGCATCGTGGGCTACAGCGAGGTGCCGCTGGTCTCCATCGATTATGTCGGCGATCCGCATTCGTGCACACTTGACGCGCTCAGCACGATCGTCATCGACGGCACGCTCGTGAAGATCTCCGGCTGGTACGACAACGAGTGGGGCTACTCGTCGCGATGCGTCGACATGCTTCGCTTCGTCGGCGCTCGCCTCTAA